One segment of Anastrepha obliqua isolate idAnaObli1 chromosome 3, idAnaObli1_1.0, whole genome shotgun sequence DNA contains the following:
- the LOC129242281 gene encoding uncharacterized protein LOC129242281 encodes MSTLPFLLSVADELDNINSQSYMDDFGLGFHPHRQYYRTPTIQLSLPASTDWMEHERSQRCRSHKFVFETQNNLTATAEGDEADDTDEAGNGGRGGVLDGGADNAFTDRYGSGASTSAASRQKYTSLLNSNNDGIADKGVVSGSGKSGKGGDDDTIDNTVQMCNLSKKCCKNYYRRGDEPTSAALAAKGKSAEGGYRLHAKCMEGANSSSDESLQKPTSSIEFLTCFLVKKSRAPKGAGISGSSKKSS; translated from the coding sequence ATGTCAACACTTCCGTTTTTGTTGAGCGTCGCCGATGAGCTCGATAACATCAACTCGCAGTCATATATGGACGACTTCGGGTTGGGCTTCCATCCGCACCGTCAATACTATCGCACACCCACCATCCAATTGTCCTTGCCCGCCAGTACCGACTGGATGGAACATGAGCGCTCCCAGCGCTGCCGTTCGCATAAATTCGTCTTCGAAACACAAAACAATCTAACGGCCACGGCGGAGGGCGATGAGGCGGATGACACCGATGAGGCTGGCAATGGTGGCCGTGGCGGTGTGCTAGACGGCGGTGCAGACAATGCGTTCACAGATCGTTATGGCAGTGGCGCAAGCACGTCTGCCGCCAGTCGTCAAAAATACACTTCCTTATTGAACTCGAACAACGATGGTATTGCTGACAAAGGAGTCGTCAGCGGCAGCGGTAAGAGCGGCAAAGGTGGTGACGACGATACCATCGATAATACAGTGCAGATGTGTAACTTGTCgaaaaagtgttgcaaaaactACTATCGACGCGGTGACGAACCAACATCGGCTGCATTGGCGGCCAAGGGGAAATCTGCAGAGGGTGGCTATCGTTTGCATGCCAAGTGCATGGAAGGCGCTAACTCATCGTCGGATGAGAGTTTGCAGAAACCCACATCGTCCATAGAGTTTTTGACGTGCTTCCTGGTGAAAAAGTCGCGTGCACCCAAAGGTGCGGGCATCAGCGGTAGTAGCAAGAAATCGTCGTAG